The following DNA comes from Halorhabdus tiamatea SARL4B.
ACGAGAGAAATCTCAAAGAACGGTGTGAGTTCCTACGAACATATGAGGACGAACCGATTAGAGAGGGGAGCGAATACACTGTTGACGGTTGGATTGGTACATTACCCAAACCAACACCAGATAATGTCGAAGGTGGGGTTGCCGTGATGGCACGGGGAAAGACAGCCCAAAAGCCGATTACCTTCGGAGTTGCGGAAGGCGGGACTCGTGGGCAGATGGCACTACAATATCTCGTCGGAGAAGTTCACGCTGATTTCCTTGACGACGGACAGAAAGACCTAATCGCGACTCACCGAAATGAAGTTCTCTGGGACAAGCCGGTTGCAAACGAACTTCAGGACTTCTTAGTTGCCGAAATCAAAGAAATTTGTTCTCAATGGCCTGAGAAGCGACGGGAAGAACAGATGGAAGAAATTCGGGACGAAGAGCCATATCAACGGTACATTAAACCGCTTGACGACCGTGAACAGGAATTAGCAGACTCCTTCCTCGGCGAACTCGCGGAAAAGGGAGACTACGACGACGATACTCTCGGAGAAATGGCTTCTTACGTCTCCAGTGGCGTTCAGCAAAAGTCATTTCAGAAACTCCTTGAGGAGATTGAAAATTCGAATATCTCTAACACAGAGCGCTTAGTCGAACTCTTTGACCAATATGAAGTCTTGGACGCAATGAACTCTCTCAGAATCGTTAGGGGGCGGTTCTATGCGATTCAAAAATTCGAGGAACTCATCGAGGAGGGTGAGTCCAACCTAAAGGACCTGCATGGTTTCATTAGTGACAACCCTTGGTTGATAGATCCTCGGTGGGATTATCTAGACGAAGAGCTCGAGGTCCGCAAAGAAATTCAGAAGAACTTTGACACTACGGACCAGCCTAACCGCGTCGGATTCATCAGTTTGGGTGATGCGGATTCGATTCGGTTAGTAGATATCCGACGCACAGATTATATAATCAAAAAGGAGGACCTGGATGAGTTCAAGGATTACATTGACTTCTTACGTTCTATCAGTAATATGAGTCCCATTGACGGACGAAATGTGGAGGGCTATATCGTTGCTTCTGGTGCCGCTGACGCTCGGAATGTGCAAAGCGAAATTCGGCGAATGAAAATGGATGATATGCGAATCCGGACTTACGATGATATCAAGGACATCGCTCGTAGGTCCCACCAAGCCTTCTTGGACGTATTCGAACGGAAAGCTGATCGCACGGAGAGCGAGATGCTCCAAACCTACCTTCGCGAATCCGAACAAATTGGGTTAAACGAATTTTCGTCTGGCTCAGTATAACGAAACATTCGACGTTGAGTCTAGAGGCAAAAAATTGGTCGTGTCGCAAAGTCCTCTAGAGTTCAGTAACTGACTCCCCTGAGGAAGGGGACGCCTCTGGTGTCCACTCCGAGAGGTGCCCCATGCACGCCACAATCGACGTGCGGTTGACCGTTAGCATCGACGACGACAAAACGATACCGCTGGCCACGCTTGCCGAGTTCATCACCGATCAGAACATCGAATCAGTTCTTCTCGAAGGACTCGTCGAGAGCCTCGACGCGGCTCGCGTCGAGGCGCTCTGTGGTGAAAAACACGCCCACGGCAACGGTGACCAGCGCTACCAACGCGCCGGTACCGATACCCGCACGGCCGTCACAACCGCCGGTGAGCACGAATTCGACCTTCACTACGTCGAAGATACCGCCGCTGACCACGACGAACCCAGCTACTTCCGCCCCGTCGAAGATGTTCTTAGCTTCGACGGAGAAAACCGTTATCAGCAGGACATTGCGGCCAAGAGCGTCGATCTCGCTACCTCGCTCAGCTATCGTGACGCCGCTGACCACGGCGACGGCATCCTCTCGGAGATGCCGTCGCCGACCACGATCAACCGCCGCGCCAGAGAATACGGCAGCAAGCTCAAACAGTTCCTTCCAGACTGTGTCGCTGACACAGACGCTGATGCGGTTATTCCTGACGCCACGAAGTGTCACAGTCAAGACGACGACCGCTCGTACCACTCCGTCCAAGCCACGCTCGGCAAAGATACTGCCGAGGAGTCCCGCTCCCTGCTGGATCTCTCGGTCAACGCTGACTGGGACGAGACAGCCGCCGACCTCGACGACATCGACGCAGTCACTGACGACGCGACGGTCGTCAGTGACGCTGAGGAGGGTATGGTCACGGCCTTTACCGACGAAAATCGCAATCACCAACTTGATCTCGTCCACGTCGGCCGAACACTGGACTACAACCTCTGGGACGACGGCGTGTTCTCCTTGGATCGACGAAACGAGATCGTCTCGGAGGTGATCGACGAGGTGTTCCATCTGAAGAATTCGGTCGCCAAGCACCGGCCGGAAGAGGAGTTCGCGGCGATCCGCGAGCGGATCGCGCGAACGACCGAGCGTATCGAGAAGACAGCGTGGCAGTTGGATCAGTACGGGTCAGAGAAGGCTGCGGGGTATCTTCGGCGGTGGGTGCCGTCGATCGTGACGTTTGCCGAGCAGGCTGTCGAGGGGTTCGAGGTGCCGTGGACCTCGAACCCCGTCGAACGGCTGATGGGCGAAGTCAGCAAGCGATGCAAGAACCAGTGGATGCGCTGGACAACGGAGGGATTAGAGGCGATACTCCAGCTTCGGCTGGTGAAGTACGCTGATCCAGAGCACTACCAGGCGTTCCTTGATGAACTGCTCCAGCGATCGACCAAAACAGCAATGAGCTGTGACCTCTCAATTGAGAGTACCAGAGGCAAACTCTAGACCGCTTTGCGACACGACCAAAAAATTCAATCCCGATTAGTCCATTGACCGAGTTATGAGACAAAATAGTTGGAAGAAGGTATTTTGTAATCTCCTCTGTTGGCTAGTCTCCTGTGGAGTGGACGTCTCTTCACCGACAGATTTAGACGTCGGAAGAGCTAAACGAATTCTATGACGAAAGGGAAAGTCGTCGACCTGTTCTGCGGTGCCGGTGGGGCCTCACTTGGCTTCGCTAAAGCAGGGTTTGAGGTGGTCGGCGCGGTTGATGTCGATGAGCGCGCGCTCGAAACCTACGAGGCCAACCTCTGTGGCGGGAACCTCCTCGATGAACACGAGGGTGAAGTCTCGTTTGACGAACCGTTACGCGCCGACCTCGGCCGAGGGTATGAGGAACCCCCCACCGATGACGATATCCCCACAATCGACTTCGATGACATCCGGGAATTCTTCGACCTCGATGAAGGCGAAGTAGACGTAATCTGTGGCTGCCCTCCGTGCCAGAACTTCAGTAGCCTTCGCGATACTGAGCCGTGGCCTGAAGACCAGCCGAAAGACAATTTGCTACGCGCGTTCGTGGATTTCGTCGAAGAGGAAGTACCTAACATCGTCTTCTTCGAGAATGTCCGCAATATCATGACCGCGGGGGACGACGAGCCGACCACGTACGTTGACTGGCTCACACGTTCGATGAAGAACATAGTCCGGGACCATGACTCTCAAGAAAGCGGTGGTTACGGCGTCGATCTCAGCGTACTGAACACTGCGAACTACGGCGTACCGCAACGTCGAAAGCGTACCATCGGCCTCTTCGTCTACGGTCGCTCAGATGAGGAGGTTTCCCTTCCCGAGCCGACGCACGCTCGAGATCCTGGGGAAAGTGACAAGAAAGAGTGGAAGTCGGTAAGTGAGACGTTCAGGAGAGCCGAGGGACTGAAGATGAATCTGGAGTCCGGAGAGAGACAGGTCGGTGTTGAGGGATATCCAGACGACAAAGCCCATCGCGCTCGAAATCATCGCCAGCCAACGATTGACCGAATGAGGGCGATTCGACGCCACGGCGACAGTTGGCGCGATCTCGAAGGAACTGACGACGATCATCACATCGTTGACGCCCATAACGATGTCGAGGGTGGGGCCGGTTCAGCGTACGGAATCATGGACGGCGAACTTCCCGCACCAACGCTCACTACTCGCTGTACGACTCCCAGCTGTGGTCGATTCACGCACCCAACCAAGAATCGGGGTCTTACTCCACGGGAAGCAGCGCTACTGATGACATTCCCGCGCTGGTTTGAACTCCCCGCACAGAACGACGCTGCTGAGAGAGTTGTCGGTAACGCCGTTCCCCCTGATTTTGTGGAGACAGTTATGTCCCGAGTTCCTGAGTCAGCCTTTCGCCAAAAGACAGTGGGATTTTAACTGGACGCGTTCCGGTAGCCGCACCGAAACAGTCCATTTTGTTTCGTGTCGAGCCCCATCACCCCTTTCTCCGGCAGAAAATCCTATACAATTATAAACGTGGACGGGCCGTCACCACACGACATGGATATCGACGCGGCGGCAACGCAATGTCGGGAGGTAATCGACGTGTTGAACGAGGCGGTCGTCGCCGACCGGACATTCTTCGAGGACCTCCTCGTGGGGTTGCTCGCCGGGGGACACGTCCTGATCGAGGACGTGCCGGGGACGGGAAAGACCCTGACGGCACGCTCGACGGCGACGGTGCTGGGGCTGTCGTTCTCGCGCGTCCAGCTCACGCCTGACCTTCTGCCGGCGGACGTCATGGGCAGTCAGGTGTTCAACCAGCGCGACCGCGAGTTCGAGTTCCGCCAGGGGCCGCTGTTCGCGAACGTCGTGCTCGCGGACGAACTCAATCGCGCGCCGCCGAAGACCCAGTCGGCGCTACTGGAGGCCATGGAGGAGCGACAGGTCACCATCGAGGGCGAGACCCACCCGCTCCCCGCCCCCTTCTTCGTCATCGCGACCCAGAACCCGATCGAGGAGAGCGGCACCTTCGAACTCCCCGAGGCACAGAAGGACCGCTTCCTCATCAAGACCCAGCTGGGGTATCCCGATCGGGGCGGCGAGCGGACGATCCTGGATCGGCGACTCGCGCGTGACGCGGCGACGCCGTCAGTAGAGAAACTGCTCGAATCCGGGACAGTCGATTCCCTCCGAGAGGTTCCCGAGGCAGTCACCGTCGAGGGCGACCTCCGGGAGTACATGCTCGACCTCACGCGGGAAACCCGCTCGCATCACCACGTCCGGACCGGTGTCTCCCCGCGGGGGACCCAGCGCCTGCTGGAAGCCAGCCGGGCCTACGCCGTGATCGAGGGGCGAGACTACGTGGTCCCGGACGACGTCACCCGGATGGCCGAACCGGTCCTGGCACACCGGCTGGTGCTCACGCCCGAGGCGACCGTCCAGGAGATCGAGAAGCGCGATATCGTCCGGGAGATCGTCGAGGAGACGCCAGTCCCGACAGTTCAGGCGGACGCGACCGCCTGAGGAGGATGGCCGGAAACCGCACTCGGGGGGTCGTTGCCCTCCTCGCCATCGTCGCCGTGATCCTCGCAGCGATCGCTGTGGGGCCGCTGTTCGACGCCGAGCAGGGCGGCGACCGGATCGGGCTAGAACAGCCCCCATTGGACGGCACGAATTCCCAACCCGAGGAGGTCCAGACGCCGATCCGGCCGATCCTGACTGCGATGGCCGTGATCGGAATCCTGGCGACGCTCGTGCAGTTCGTCACCGAGCCCTGGGAGAGTTTCAAATGGCTCGTCGGCGTGACGGTCGGGCTTGCGGTGACCGCCGCCGCGTTCTGGGTGATACTCTTCGGTCCGCTGGGTGGCGCGTCGACGCCGGGACCCCCATCACAAGCGACAGCAGCAGCGTCGCCCGAGACGCCGGCAGGGACGCCGGGCTTTGGCGACGGATCGGAGACGCCGCTGGCGCTGCCGGTTGGCGGGGCCACCGGAATTATCATCGCCGCGGGTGTCCTCGCCGTGGTCGTCTTCTTCGCCTGGCGGTCCGACTCGCTTCGATCGGTCCTGTCGGCCGAGGACGGCGGCGAGGCGGACGCTGTGGACTCCGACCTCTCGACGCTCGCGCAGGTCGCCGGCGACACCGCCGACCGCGTCGAGGCCGCCGAGACGCCGCGGGCCGCCGACAACGCGATCTATCGCGCCTGGGGGGAGATGGTCACGCTGCTGGGCGTCGGTGACCCCCAGGAGGCGACCCCCAGACAGTTCGAGGCGACGGCGGTCGAGGCGGGGATGAACCCCGACGACGTCCACGTCCTCACGGAGACCTTCGAGGAAGTCCGGTACGGCGACGCGGCGCTGACCGAGACACGCCGGGAGCGCGCCGTCGCCGCGCTCGAACGCATCGAGGCCACACACGGCCCCGACGAGAGGGACGCGTCGGGACGACCTGACGGGGAGTCGAACGGAGGTGGGGAGACGTGAACGAGCGCCTCCGACGGTTCGCGGTCGTGATCGGCCTCGCGTCGCTTGCGGGTGGCGGCGTCGCGATCCTGACGGGGGGCGCGGGCGGCACCTCGAGCCTGACCGCCGTCCTGTACGGAGGTGGCGGCGTGCTCGCCGGCGTCATGGCACTGGTTGTCTATCGCGACTGGCGGACGGCGAGTCGCGTCGAGCCCCCGGCGGTCGAGCGGACGCCGACGCCGCCGACACCCGGAGACGCCTTCGACCGGACGGTGGCGCAGTTCGACGGCACCGGGACGGGCTACCTCCCGGACCGTGCGGACATCCACGACCGGATCCGTGAACTCGCGGCCAGGGTTCTCGCCCGCAAACGAGGGACGACGCCGGAGGCGGCCCTCGCCGCGATCGACGCGGGCGACTGGCCGCCCGACGAGGCGACGGCTGCGTTCCTCCGGAACGCCGACGCGTCGGTCGAGGAGTCCCTCTCGGAGCGGGCCCGGGGGATCCTCAGCGACGACGGGTCGGATTTCCAGCGCCTGGTGAAGCGGACGGTCGCCACGCTCGAGGCGGAGTCCGATCTCCTCGAAGACGCGGACGAGGGGCGACTCGTTCGCAAGGCAGACCGGGAGACAGACGAACGCCACACGACAGCGCGTCTGGCTTCCCAGCTGGTCGGCGGGAGTCAGGTGTACGGCGTCGTCACCGCCGCGCGCTTTCGACCGCTGATTCCGCTGGGAATCGCGTTCGTCGGCCTGGGGCTGTTCGTCCAGGACTCCGGCGTCGTGCTCACCGGGGCCGTCCCGATCGGGGTGGCAGCGCTTGCCGGACTCGTGACGCCACCAGAAGCCGATCTCGCCGTCGAGCGGACAGTCGATCCCCTCCATCCGGATCCTGGAGACGAGGTCACGGTAACGACGACGGTTCGCAACGACGGCGACCGGACGCTGCCCGATCTCAGACTCGTCGACGGCGTCCCGGAAGGACTCACAGTGGTCGAGGGATCACCCCGGCGCGGGACGGCGCTTCGCCCCGGCGAATCGACGACGATCGAGTATACTGTGACGGCGCGCCGCGGAGCCCACGAGTTCGAACCGCTCTACGCCGTGGTCCGGGACTACGCGGGGCGGTCGGCACGCACACAACTCGTCGACGCCGGCGAGGACGCCGACCGGTCGCTGTACTGTATCCCGGCGTTACAGGCCACGCCCGTGACGGTCCCGCTGTTCGAACACGCGAGCGAATCGCTCGGCCGCATCCCCGCCGAGGGTGGCGAGGGCGTGGCGTTCTACGCGACGCGGGAGTATCGCTCGGGCGACCCGACGAACCGCATCGACTGGAAACGCCTGGCACGCTCGCCGAGCGAGGAACTCACCACTATCGAGTTCCGGGAGGAACACGCCGCGACTGTCGCGATCGCCATCGAGACTGCGGGGTCAGCCTACACCGCGGCCGAGCCGGACGACCCGACCGGGATCGAGCGGTCGATCGCCGCCGCGCGGCGGGTGTGTGGGTCGTTGCTGGGGACCGGCGACCGGGTCGGAATCGCGTCGCTGGGGCCAACGCCAGTGTGGGTCTCGCCGGGGACTGGATTCGACCACCGCGAGCACGTCGAGCGCACGCTGGCGACCGACGACGCGTTCCCGGCGACACCCCCCGAAACCGACACGTTCAGTCCGCGGTGGGTCCGGGAGTTTCACCGGCGGTTCCCCGCGGAGACCCAGATCTTGCTGGTCTCGCCGCTGACGGATCCCACCTACCACTTCGTGATCCACCGACTGCGCGCATACGGCCACCCGGTCACGGTCCTGAGTCCGGACGTGACCACGGACGAGACCGTCGGCGAGCGCTTCGTCCGTCTCGAACGTCGCCACCGGATCGAATCGCTCCGGGAGGCCGGCGTCCGCGTGGTCGACTGGGGAAGCGACGAAGAGCTGGGCGTTGCACTCACGCGGGCCGGATCGAGGTGGTCAGCGTGAGCGCCGACGCACGATTTACTCACCAGCCTGGGGCCGTCCTCAGAGCGGGTGCGCTCGTGGCTGCCCTCGGAGTCGCAGCGCTCGTGGCTCCACTGTCGACACTTTCCCTGGCCGCGAGCGTGATCGGCGTGGTCGGCCTCGCCGTCGGACTGACCCGACACGTCCGGCTGGTGACTGGACTCGGGGCCGCCGCGGTAATCGGGGCCGTGATCGCCACCGCGTTCGCGGGGGTCGCCGTCGAGCGGTTGCTCCCGGCGGTCGTCGGAAGCGTCCTCGTCTGGGAGTTCGCGCTGGGAGCGTTCACGGCGGAGACGGAACTCGACGGGGGCAGCGTCGAACGCGCCGAGTTCCTCCACGTCGCGATCGTGACTGTCGTCGCGTCGCTGGTAGCGCTCGTGGCCTACGTCACCTACGAGACACTGACAGTCGGGGTCTCGCTTCCCGGTGCAGCGCTGCTGGTCGTCGCCGCGACGGCACTGGCGCTGGGCTTGCGGGACTAGCGAGACGAGGC
Coding sequences within:
- a CDS encoding ISH6 family transposase — protein: MHATIDVRLTVSIDDDKTIPLATLAEFITDQNIESVLLEGLVESLDAARVEALCGEKHAHGNGDQRYQRAGTDTRTAVTTAGEHEFDLHYVEDTAADHDEPSYFRPVEDVLSFDGENRYQQDIAAKSVDLATSLSYRDAADHGDGILSEMPSPTTINRRAREYGSKLKQFLPDCVADTDADAVIPDATKCHSQDDDRSYHSVQATLGKDTAEESRSLLDLSVNADWDETAADLDDIDAVTDDATVVSDAEEGMVTAFTDENRNHQLDLVHVGRTLDYNLWDDGVFSLDRRNEIVSEVIDEVFHLKNSVAKHRPEEEFAAIRERIARTTERIEKTAWQLDQYGSEKAAGYLRRWVPSIVTFAEQAVEGFEVPWTSNPVERLMGEVSKRCKNQWMRWTTEGLEAILQLRLVKYADPEHYQAFLDELLQRSTKTAMSCDLSIESTRGKL
- a CDS encoding ATP-binding protein, coding for MSEKQDSELKMRFDLNVLQHLGLRMYTSLPAVVSEYVANAWDAWATEVEIEIPQDESMSPSYAITIEDNGRGMTKEEVNDEFLVVGRNRRQDEDKDYVEKDGRHRKVMGRKGIGKLAGFGIADKVQIRTCKEGRYVEFELDYGEMRDEAKKGKDATTTYRPTILDEGETNEASGTQIVLTNLDREKRPRAKYVRQRLARRFSVIGDDFEMEVNGTEVTGDERNLKERCEFLRTYEDEPIREGSEYTVDGWIGTLPKPTPDNVEGGVAVMARGKTAQKPITFGVAEGGTRGQMALQYLVGEVHADFLDDGQKDLIATHRNEVLWDKPVANELQDFLVAEIKEICSQWPEKRREEQMEEIRDEEPYQRYIKPLDDREQELADSFLGELAEKGDYDDDTLGEMASYVSSGVQQKSFQKLLEEIENSNISNTERLVELFDQYEVLDAMNSLRIVRGRFYAIQKFEELIEEGESNLKDLHGFISDNPWLIDPRWDYLDEELEVRKEIQKNFDTTDQPNRVGFISLGDADSIRLVDIRRTDYIIKKEDLDEFKDYIDFLRSISNMSPIDGRNVEGYIVASGAADARNVQSEIRRMKMDDMRIRTYDDIKDIARRSHQAFLDVFERKADRTESEMLQTYLRESEQIGLNEFSSGSV
- a CDS encoding DUF7519 family protein, with protein sequence MSADARFTHQPGAVLRAGALVAALGVAALVAPLSTLSLAASVIGVVGLAVGLTRHVRLVTGLGAAAVIGAVIATAFAGVAVERLLPAVVGSVLVWEFALGAFTAETELDGGSVERAEFLHVAIVTVVASLVALVAYVTYETLTVGVSLPGAALLVVAATALALGLRD
- a CDS encoding DUF58 domain-containing protein, whose protein sequence is MNERLRRFAVVIGLASLAGGGVAILTGGAGGTSSLTAVLYGGGGVLAGVMALVVYRDWRTASRVEPPAVERTPTPPTPGDAFDRTVAQFDGTGTGYLPDRADIHDRIRELAARVLARKRGTTPEAALAAIDAGDWPPDEATAAFLRNADASVEESLSERARGILSDDGSDFQRLVKRTVATLEAESDLLEDADEGRLVRKADRETDERHTTARLASQLVGGSQVYGVVTAARFRPLIPLGIAFVGLGLFVQDSGVVLTGAVPIGVAALAGLVTPPEADLAVERTVDPLHPDPGDEVTVTTTVRNDGDRTLPDLRLVDGVPEGLTVVEGSPRRGTALRPGESTTIEYTVTARRGAHEFEPLYAVVRDYAGRSARTQLVDAGEDADRSLYCIPALQATPVTVPLFEHASESLGRIPAEGGEGVAFYATREYRSGDPTNRIDWKRLARSPSEELTTIEFREEHAATVAIAIETAGSAYTAAEPDDPTGIERSIAAARRVCGSLLGTGDRVGIASLGPTPVWVSPGTGFDHREHVERTLATDDAFPATPPETDTFSPRWVREFHRRFPAETQILLVSPLTDPTYHFVIHRLRAYGHPVTVLSPDVTTDETVGERFVRLERRHRIESLREAGVRVVDWGSDEELGVALTRAGSRWSA
- a CDS encoding AAA family ATPase is translated as MDIDAAATQCREVIDVLNEAVVADRTFFEDLLVGLLAGGHVLIEDVPGTGKTLTARSTATVLGLSFSRVQLTPDLLPADVMGSQVFNQRDREFEFRQGPLFANVVLADELNRAPPKTQSALLEAMEERQVTIEGETHPLPAPFFVIATQNPIEESGTFELPEAQKDRFLIKTQLGYPDRGGERTILDRRLARDAATPSVEKLLESGTVDSLREVPEAVTVEGDLREYMLDLTRETRSHHHVRTGVSPRGTQRLLEASRAYAVIEGRDYVVPDDVTRMAEPVLAHRLVLTPEATVQEIEKRDIVREIVEETPVPTVQADATA
- a CDS encoding DUF4129 domain-containing protein; its protein translation is MAGNRTRGVVALLAIVAVILAAIAVGPLFDAEQGGDRIGLEQPPLDGTNSQPEEVQTPIRPILTAMAVIGILATLVQFVTEPWESFKWLVGVTVGLAVTAAAFWVILFGPLGGASTPGPPSQATAAASPETPAGTPGFGDGSETPLALPVGGATGIIIAAGVLAVVVFFAWRSDSLRSVLSAEDGGEADAVDSDLSTLAQVAGDTADRVEAAETPRAADNAIYRAWGEMVTLLGVGDPQEATPRQFEATAVEAGMNPDDVHVLTETFEEVRYGDAALTETRRERAVAALERIEATHGPDERDASGRPDGESNGGGET
- a CDS encoding DNA cytosine methyltransferase; protein product: MTKGKVVDLFCGAGGASLGFAKAGFEVVGAVDVDERALETYEANLCGGNLLDEHEGEVSFDEPLRADLGRGYEEPPTDDDIPTIDFDDIREFFDLDEGEVDVICGCPPCQNFSSLRDTEPWPEDQPKDNLLRAFVDFVEEEVPNIVFFENVRNIMTAGDDEPTTYVDWLTRSMKNIVRDHDSQESGGYGVDLSVLNTANYGVPQRRKRTIGLFVYGRSDEEVSLPEPTHARDPGESDKKEWKSVSETFRRAEGLKMNLESGERQVGVEGYPDDKAHRARNHRQPTIDRMRAIRRHGDSWRDLEGTDDDHHIVDAHNDVEGGAGSAYGIMDGELPAPTLTTRCTTPSCGRFTHPTKNRGLTPREAALLMTFPRWFELPAQNDAAERVVGNAVPPDFVETVMSRVPESAFRQKTVGF